Proteins encoded together in one Macadamia integrifolia cultivar HAES 741 chromosome 8, SCU_Mint_v3, whole genome shotgun sequence window:
- the LOC122085447 gene encoding UDP-N-acetylmuramoyl-L-alanyl-D-glutamate--2,6-diaminopimelate ligase MurE homolog, chloroplastic isoform X3, protein MAPASLSLQGFFPSFQSLSSLHVNTTPILQFRPLPFLTFLRRKPHRLTVAIGSDGNHYPTPADDDPPEAPEDSEHGISKFQQIQRQAARARKLQEEQFKKDQSIFLSALAEEEDAPDNPESDTVENSGDDLFGEIDRAIALKRKEFVKQGLLKPNPKKEKAVANAAVEGIEELEPEEVVDLEEIKELQGLTVITEEPDEENPVKFEEEVNSSSSTVSSPYFDLDFDSYGKSKVRIVEPKFKMTLAELLDESKVVPVSVCGNLEVEITGIQHDSRLVSSGDLFVCCVGMKTDGHLYLSEADKRGAVAVVASKEIDIEETLGCKALVIVEDTNAVLPALAASFYRNPSKNLSVIGITGTNGKTTSAYLIKAMYEAMALRTGLLSTVANYVHGDNKLEEPDHTTPDAVVVQKLMAKMLHNGTEAVVMEASSHGLALGRCDEVDFDIAVFTNLTRDHMDFHGSNEEYRDAKAKLFARMVDPERHRKIVNIDDPSAPFFIAQGNPDVPVVTYAMENMSANVHPLKIELSLFETQVLVRTPQGILEISSGLIGRHNVYNILAAVAVGIAVGAPLEDIVRGIEEVDAVPGRCELIDEEQAFGVIVDYAHTPDALSRLLDAVRELSPRRIITVFGCRGESDRGKRPMMTKIATDKSDVVMLTSDNPKTEDP, encoded by the coding sequence ATGGCTCCtgcttctctctccctccaggGCTTCTTTCCTTCATTCcagtctctctcctctctccatgTGAACACCACACCAATTCTGCAATTCAGGCCACTACCTTTTCTCACATTTCTTCGCCGAAAACCTCATCGACTCACAGTCGCTATTGGCTCCGACGGAAATCACTACCCGACCCCTGCGGACGATGACCCACCTGAAGCTCCGGAGGATTCCGAACATGGAATATCCAAATTCCAGCAGATTCAACGCCAGGCCGCTCGTGCCCGTAAGCTTCAAGAGGAGCAGTTCAAGAAGGACCAGTCCATTTTCCTGTCGGCCCTTGCGGAGGAAGAAGATGCTCCTGACAACCCAGAGTCTGATACTGTTGAGAATTCTGGTGATGACCTGTTTGGAGAGATTGATCGGGCTATCGCTCTAAAACGCAAGGAATTTGTCAAACAAGGCCTCTTGAAGCCCAACCCCAAGAAAGAAAAGGCGGTGGCGAATGCAGCTGTTGAAGGAATTGAAGAGCTAGAGCCCGAAGAGGTTGTGGACTTGGAGGAAATTAAAGAGCTTCAGGGGCTTACCGTGATTACGGAGGAACCCGACGAAGAGAACCCAGTAAAATTCGAGGAGGAGGTGAATAGTTCTAGCTCTACTGTTTCTTCCCCTTACTTTGATCTCGATTTTGACAGTTATGGCAAGTCCAAGGTTCGAATTGTGGAACCCAAGTTTAAAATGACTTTAGCGGAGCTCTTGGATGAGAGCAAGGTTGTACCTGTATCTGTTTGTGGTAATTTAGAGGTTGAGATTACTGGAATCCAACATGATTCGAGGTTGGTTAGCTCAGGTGATCTGTTCGTGTGCTGTGTTGGGATGAAAACTGATGGCCATTTGTACTTGAGCGAGGCTGACAAGAGAGGGGCTGTGGCTGTGGTAGCCAGCAAGGAGATTGATATAGAGGAGACATTAGGTTGTAAGGCACTTGTCATCGTGGAGGATACAAACGCAGTCCTTCCTGCATTGGCCGCCTCATTTTACCGGAATCCATCTAAAAATTTGTCCGTTATCGGGATCACAGGCACAAATGGGAAAACGACTTCTGCTTATTTGATTAAAGCCATGTATGAAGCAATGGCTTTAAGGACTGGGTTATTGAGTACTGTAGCCAATTATGTCCACGGGGATAACAAGTTGGAAGAACCTGACCACACTACACCTGATGCTGTTGTGGTTCAGAAGCTCATGGCAAAGATGCTTCACAATGGAACGGAGGCAGTTGTCATGGAGGCTTCTTCTCATGGGCTTGCTCTTGGGAGGTGTGATGAGGTTGATTTTGATATAGCAGTTTTCACCAACTTGACAAGGGATCACATGGACTTTCATGGGTCTAATGAGGAATACAGGGATGCCAAGGCAAAACTTTTTGCAAGGATGGTGGACCCAGAGCGGCATCGAAAGATTGTTAACATTGATGATCCAAGTGCGCCGTTTTTTATTGCACAAGGGAACCCAGATGTTCCTGTAGTGACCTACGCAATGGAAAACATGAGTGCGAATGTACACCCATTGAAGATTGAGCTCTCACTGTTTGAGACACAGGTCTTGGTCAGGACCCCTCAAGGTATATTAGAGATATCATCAGGGTTGATTGGAAGACACAATGTCTACAACATCCTAGCAGCAGTGGCTGTGGGAATTGCTGTAGGGGCACCATTGGAGGACATTGTTAGGGGGATAGAAGAGGTTGATGCAGTTCCTGGTAGGTGTGAACTGATAGATGAGGAACAGGCATTTGGGGTTATTGTGGACTATGCTCATACTCCTGATGCATTATCTCGACTACTTGATGCTGTAAGGGAGCTTAGCCCACGAAGAATCATAACTG